Below is a genomic region from Leishmania infantum JPCM5 genome chromosome 23.
AACGCCGAGGGCGTCGCGACCCCGGATTTGACTGTGGTGCCATCTGGAGATGCGACACCGCAGGCCGCCGCGTCCCCTGacatgcagcagcggcagcagccaccagcACTGGCGCTTCACCACTTCTTCAACCGCGACATTGCCTTCTCGCACCGCGATTTGCACAAGGCGCTTGTGGATATCGAGGCTTCCATCAAAACGGGAGACTGCTCTGTCTTCCTCTACACTGGCCGTGGCCCTAGCACTGGCACCATGCACTTGGGCCATGTGCTGCCCTTCATGCTCACCAAGTACCTCCAAGACGTCTTCAACCTTCCGCTCGTTATACAAATCACAGATGACGAAAAGTTTCTCTTTCGCGACGTCCCCTTCGAGGGCGCCAAGGCGGACGAGCTTATTCGCAGCAACATCAAGGATATCATCGCCTTCGACTTCAACCCGCGCCACACCTTCATATTCCGAAACACGCACTACATGGGCGATATGTACCCGACGGTGCTCCGGCTGCAGCGTTGCATGACAGGCAACGCTGTGAAGCACACGCTCGGCATCACGGACAGCGATAATGTCGGCAAACTCGCCTTTCCTGCCACCCAGGCTGCTCCGTGCTTCAGCACCGCTTTCCGTCGTGTTCTGCAGAACGGCGACAGGCCGATGCGGTGCCTGATTCCCTGCGCCATTGATCAGGATCCCTTCTTCGTTctcacgcgcgccgccgcgctgcggctgaagCAGCTACCACCGGCCCTGCTTCACACGAAGTTCCTGCCGGCTCTCAAAGGCCTGGAGCACaagatgagcagcagcgcagaggagaagggcgtcATTACCCTACATGACACAGATAAACAGGTGCGCaagaagctgcgccgcgccttcTCGGGCGGCTGCGCCACCCTAGAGCAGATGCAAGAGGCGGGCGCCAACCTGGAGGTGGATGTGGCGTACCAGTACCTGCGGTTCTTCTGCCCTGATGACACACTCTTCGCCGACGTGACGCAGCGCTaccgcagcggtgccctGAATAGCGGAGAGGTGAAAGACCTGGCGGCGGATTGCATCATCCGTGAGGTGCTGCACGATtggcggaagcggcgcgcaACGGTGACGGACGATGACGTGGTGGAGTTCTGCAGTATCCGTAACATTCTTCTCTGAGCCGTGTCCCGCGGATgctgaggcggagg
It encodes:
- a CDS encoding putative tryptophanyl-tRNA synthetase — its product is MDDGARQHMHDVMAKRRKRAMTTTPSANAEGVATPDLTVVPSGDATPQAAASPDMQQRQQPPALALHHFFNRDIAFSHRDLHKALVDIEASIKTGDCSVFLYTGRGPSTGTMHLGHVLPFMLTKYLQDVFNLPLVIQITDDEKFLFRDVPFEGAKADELIRSNIKDIIAFDFNPRHTFIFRNTHYMGDMYPTVLRLQRCMTGNAVKHTLGITDSDNVGKLAFPATQAAPCFSTAFRRVLQNGDRPMRCLIPCAIDQDPFFVLTRAAALRLKQLPPALLHTKFLPALKGLEHKMSSSAEEKGVITLHDTDKQVRKKLRRAFSGGCATLEQMQEAGANLEVDVAYQYLRFFCPDDTLFADVTQRYRSGALNSGEVKDLAADCIIREVLHDWRKRRATVTDDDVVEFCSIRNILL